One genomic region from Proteus vulgaris encodes:
- the rfaF gene encoding ADP-heptose--LPS heptosyltransferase RfaF, which translates to MKIFVVGPSWVGDMMMSQSLYRTLKALHPAATIDVMAPAWCRPLLEKMPEVDNAIPMPLGHGALAIGERRRLGKQLKENGYTHAYVLPNSLKSALVPFFADIPKRTGWRGEMRYGLLNDLRPLNKEAFPLMVERYVALAYDKQKVQKATDLPQPLLWPKLSVTENDIATTLSQFSLSTQRPAIGFCPGAEFGPAKRWPHYHYAALAQKLITEQGYQIFLFGSQKDKEAGEEIKQALTPDAREACFNLAGETSLEQAVNLIASCKAVVSNDSGLMHVAAALERPLVALYGPSSPDFTPPLSHKARVIRLITGYHKVRKGDAEQGYHQSLIDIQPEKVFAELANLLSTEPSA; encoded by the coding sequence ATGAAAATCTTTGTGGTAGGGCCTTCATGGGTCGGGGACATGATGATGTCCCAAAGTCTTTATCGTACATTGAAAGCATTACATCCTGCGGCAACGATTGATGTGATGGCACCTGCGTGGTGCCGTCCATTATTAGAGAAGATGCCAGAAGTTGATAATGCAATCCCGATGCCATTAGGTCATGGGGCTTTAGCCATTGGTGAACGTCGCCGTTTAGGAAAACAATTAAAAGAGAATGGTTATACTCACGCTTATGTATTACCTAACTCGTTAAAATCTGCCTTAGTCCCTTTTTTTGCAGATATTCCTAAGCGCACAGGTTGGCGTGGAGAAATGCGTTATGGGCTATTAAATGATTTGCGACCTTTAAATAAAGAAGCATTTCCTTTGATGGTTGAGCGCTATGTTGCGCTAGCTTATGACAAGCAAAAAGTCCAAAAAGCGACTGATTTACCACAACCTTTGTTATGGCCGAAGTTATCAGTTACCGAAAATGATATTGCTACCACATTAAGTCAATTTTCATTATCGACTCAACGCCCTGCCATTGGTTTTTGCCCCGGTGCTGAATTTGGCCCTGCAAAACGTTGGCCTCATTATCATTATGCTGCTTTAGCGCAAAAACTTATCACAGAGCAAGGGTATCAAATCTTCTTGTTTGGCTCTCAAAAAGATAAAGAAGCAGGCGAAGAGATAAAACAAGCTTTAACACCTGATGCCCGAGAAGCGTGTTTTAATCTTGCTGGTGAAACCAGTCTTGAACAAGCGGTTAATCTTATTGCATCTTGCAAAGCTGTTGTTAGTAATGACTCTGGTTTAATGCATGTTGCTGCCGCGTTAGAGCGTCCTTTAGTGGCGCTTTATGGTCCAAGTAGCCCTGACTTTACACCACCTTTATCACATAAAGCACGTGTGATCCGTTTAATTACGGGTTATCACAAAGTACGTAAAGGGGATGCTGAACAAGGCTATCACCAAAGCTTAATCGATATTCAGCCAGAGAAGGTTTTTGCTGAGTTAGCAAATTTACTATCAACGGAGCCATCAGCGTGA
- the rfaD gene encoding ADP-glyceromanno-heptose 6-epimerase → MIIVTGGAGFIGSNIVKALNDEGYTDILVVDNLKDGTKFVNLVDLNITDYMDKEDFIASVVAGDDFGEIDAVFHEGACSSTTEWDGKYMMDNNYQYSKELLHFCLERQIPFLYASSAATYGGRTDNFIEDRKYEAPLNVYGYSKFLFDEYVRQILPEADSMICGFRYFNVYGPREGHKGGMASVAFHLNNQVNAGQNPKLFEGSETFQRDFIYVGDVAAVNLWFWRNNVSGIFNCGTGRAESFQAVADAVIAHHKDKDLSIEHIEFPEKLKGRYQAFTQADLTNLRKAGYTAPFKTVAEGVELYMQWLNQGK, encoded by the coding sequence ATGATTATCGTCACTGGCGGTGCGGGTTTTATCGGCAGCAATATTGTTAAAGCATTAAATGATGAAGGTTATACTGATATCTTAGTTGTTGATAACCTTAAAGATGGCACCAAATTTGTGAATTTGGTTGATCTGAATATCACTGATTACATGGATAAAGAAGATTTTATAGCAAGCGTTGTTGCTGGTGATGATTTCGGTGAGATTGATGCAGTTTTCCATGAGGGTGCTTGCTCTTCTACTACTGAGTGGGATGGCAAATATATGATGGATAACAACTATCAATATTCTAAAGAGCTACTTCATTTTTGTCTTGAACGCCAAATTCCTTTCTTATATGCCTCTTCTGCTGCAACTTATGGCGGTCGTACAGATAACTTTATCGAAGATAGAAAATATGAAGCGCCTTTAAATGTCTACGGCTATTCAAAATTCTTATTCGATGAATATGTACGCCAGATTTTACCTGAAGCAGATTCAATGATTTGTGGCTTCCGTTATTTTAATGTTTATGGCCCTCGTGAAGGACATAAAGGTGGCATGGCGAGTGTTGCATTCCATTTAAATAACCAAGTCAATGCGGGTCAAAATCCAAAATTATTTGAAGGTAGCGAAACCTTCCAACGTGACTTTATTTATGTTGGAGATGTGGCTGCGGTTAATTTATGGTTCTGGCGCAATAATGTATCTGGTATTTTTAACTGTGGTACAGGACGTGCTGAATCATTCCAAGCTGTTGCAGATGCCGTTATTGCCCATCATAAAGATAAAGATCTCTCTATCGAACATATTGAGTTTCCAGAGAAATTAAAAGGTCGTTACCAAGCATTCACTCAAGCGGATCTGACGAATTTACGTAAAGCGGGTTATACCGCACCTTTTAAAACAGTTGCTGAAGGCGTAGAGCTTTATATGCAATGGTTAAATCAAGGTAAGTAA
- a CDS encoding glycine C-acetyltransferase, protein MSTPAFYQQINQQLEQTRQDGLFKNERIITSSQSADIAVADGSHVINFCANNYLGLANHPKLIEAAKAGMDSHGFGMASVRFICGTQDSHKTLENKIAEFLGMEDAILYSSCFDANGGLFETLMGPEDAIISDALNHASIIDGVRLCKAKRYRYANNDMAELRVQLEKAKADNARHIMIATDGVFSMDGVIADLKSICDLADEFGALVMVDDSHAVGFVGAQGRGTHEYCDVMGRVDIITGTLGKALGGASGGYTAARKEVVEWLRQRSRPYLFSNSLAPAIVSASIAVLDMLKSGDEIRARLWRNASLFREKMSAAGFTLAGADHAIIPVMLGEAKLAQEFATRLLDEGIYVTGFFYPVVPQGQARIRTQMSAAHTTEQIERAVTAFIKIGKELNVIA, encoded by the coding sequence ATGTCTACTCCCGCGTTTTACCAACAAATTAATCAACAACTAGAACAAACTCGTCAAGATGGCCTCTTTAAAAATGAGCGCATCATCACTTCTTCACAAAGCGCAGATATCGCAGTTGCTGATGGAAGCCATGTTATTAATTTCTGTGCTAATAACTATTTAGGCCTCGCTAATCACCCAAAATTAATTGAAGCCGCAAAAGCAGGTATGGACAGCCACGGATTTGGTATGGCTTCTGTGCGTTTTATTTGTGGTACACAAGATTCACATAAAACATTAGAAAATAAAATCGCTGAATTTTTAGGAATGGAAGATGCCATTCTGTATTCATCTTGCTTTGATGCGAATGGTGGATTATTTGAAACACTAATGGGTCCTGAAGATGCCATTATTTCTGATGCTTTAAACCATGCGTCTATTATTGATGGTGTGCGTTTATGTAAAGCAAAACGTTATCGCTACGCCAATAACGATATGGCAGAGCTACGTGTTCAACTTGAAAAAGCCAAAGCAGATAATGCTCGCCACATTATGATCGCGACAGACGGCGTATTTTCAATGGATGGCGTGATTGCAGATCTAAAATCTATCTGTGATTTAGCCGATGAATTTGGTGCTCTTGTTATGGTCGATGATTCTCATGCTGTTGGTTTTGTGGGTGCACAAGGTCGTGGAACTCATGAGTATTGTGATGTGATGGGCAGAGTCGACATTATCACAGGTACTTTAGGTAAGGCGTTAGGTGGTGCTTCTGGTGGGTATACCGCAGCGCGTAAAGAAGTGGTTGAGTGGTTGCGTCAGCGTTCTCGCCCTTATTTATTCTCCAATTCGTTAGCTCCTGCAATTGTTTCAGCCTCTATTGCTGTTTTAGATATGTTGAAATCAGGGGATGAAATTCGTGCTCGCCTATGGCGTAACGCCTCACTTTTCCGTGAAAAAATGAGTGCCGCTGGTTTTACATTGGCTGGCGCAGATCATGCCATTATTCCAGTTATGTTAGGAGAGGCTAAATTAGCTCAAGAGTTCGCAACACGCTTACTTGATGAAGGAATTTATGTCACGGGATTCTTCTATCCTGTTGTACCTCAAGGACAAGCACGTATTCGTACACAAATGTCGGCAGCACACACTACTGAACAAATTGAGCGTGCAGTGACGGCATTTATCAAAATTGGCAAAGAACTTAATGTGATTGCATAA
- the tdh gene encoding L-threonine 3-dehydrogenase has translation MKALSKLKAQEGIWMTDVPVPELGHNDVMIKIRKTAICGTDVHIYNWDEWSQKTIPVPMVVGHEYIGEIVAIGQEVKGFNIGDRVSGEGHITCGHCRNCRGGRTHLCRNTIGVGVNRPGCFAEYLVIPAFNAFKIPDNIPDELAAIFDPFGNAVHTALSFDLVGEDVLVSGAGPIGIMAAAICKHVGARHVVITDVNEYRLDLAKKMGVTRAVNVSKENLMDVMKELGMTEGFDVGLEMSGAPPAFRTMLNTMNHGGRIALLGIPPSDMAIDWGQVIFKGLFIKGIYGREMFETWYKMAALIQSGLDLSPIITHQFPIDEFQKGFDIMRSGQSGKVILDWQ, from the coding sequence ATGAAAGCATTGTCAAAATTAAAAGCACAAGAAGGTATTTGGATGACAGATGTTCCAGTACCTGAACTTGGTCATAACGATGTGATGATCAAAATTCGTAAAACAGCAATTTGTGGCACTGACGTTCATATTTATAACTGGGATGAGTGGTCACAAAAAACAATTCCTGTTCCTATGGTTGTAGGTCATGAATATATCGGTGAAATTGTTGCGATAGGGCAGGAAGTTAAAGGTTTTAATATTGGTGATCGTGTCTCTGGTGAAGGGCATATCACTTGCGGTCATTGCCGTAATTGTCGCGGTGGTCGTACTCATTTATGTCGTAATACTATTGGTGTGGGTGTAAATCGCCCCGGCTGTTTTGCTGAATATCTGGTTATCCCTGCCTTTAATGCGTTTAAAATCCCTGACAATATTCCTGATGAATTAGCGGCTATTTTTGATCCCTTTGGTAATGCTGTACATACCGCATTATCTTTTGATTTAGTGGGTGAAGATGTTCTGGTTTCAGGTGCAGGCCCTATTGGGATTATGGCGGCTGCAATTTGTAAGCATGTTGGGGCACGTCACGTGGTGATCACTGATGTTAATGAATATCGCCTTGATCTTGCGAAAAAAATGGGTGTCACCAGAGCCGTTAATGTCAGCAAAGAAAACCTAATGGATGTTATGAAAGAATTGGGGATGACAGAAGGTTTTGATGTGGGATTGGAAATGTCAGGTGCGCCACCTGCGTTTCGTACCATGCTTAACACCATGAATCATGGTGGTCGTATTGCGCTATTGGGTATTCCTCCTTCTGATATGGCAATTGATTGGGGACAAGTTATCTTTAAAGGATTGTTTATTAAAGGTATCTACGGTCGTGAGATGTTTGAAACATGGTATAAAATGGCAGCACTTATTCAGTCTGGCCTTGATCTCTCCCCGATTATTACTCATCAATTTCCAATTGATGAATTCCAAAAAGGTTTTGATATCATGCGTTCAGGTCAATCAGGTAAAGTTATTTTAGATTGGCAGTAA
- a CDS encoding divergent polysaccharide deacetylase family protein, which produces MLLSLVVSTPAFAAKLAIVIDDFGYRKKEDNQVLQLPTAVSIAILPDSPHGKEVATKAHAQGREILIHMPMAPISKQPLERDTLKPSMDQAEINRIIQHAISNVPYAVGMNNHMGSAMTSDRQAMDRVIKALNHSNLYFLDSVTIGNTQAAIAAKAAGVPSLRRHVFLDNVQTEAETRQQLARAIALARKNGSAIAIGHPHPSTVRALQQQLPLLPADIQLVAPSALLKPQTEKPIQPEPPKVVPLTEQPKEPKPASWLKPAQEAIISMKKSTLINTLSSGFSSSEKKKLPDTPDPNEIDKVKK; this is translated from the coding sequence ATGTTGCTAAGTCTGGTTGTAAGTACACCTGCATTTGCAGCCAAATTAGCCATTGTAATTGATGATTTTGGTTATCGTAAAAAAGAAGATAACCAAGTTTTACAACTTCCTACTGCGGTTTCTATCGCTATTTTACCTGATTCTCCTCATGGTAAAGAAGTGGCGACTAAAGCCCATGCACAAGGGCGTGAAATTCTCATCCATATGCCGATGGCGCCCATTAGCAAACAACCTCTAGAGCGCGATACCCTAAAACCATCAATGGATCAGGCTGAAATTAATCGCATTATTCAGCATGCTATTAGTAATGTTCCTTACGCTGTCGGTATGAATAACCATATGGGCAGTGCAATGACATCGGATAGACAAGCAATGGATAGGGTTATTAAAGCGCTTAATCACTCTAATCTCTATTTTTTAGATAGTGTGACCATTGGTAATACACAAGCCGCCATTGCTGCAAAAGCCGCAGGAGTTCCCTCTTTGCGTCGACATGTTTTTCTCGATAACGTACAGACTGAAGCAGAAACAAGGCAGCAACTCGCTCGCGCTATTGCTTTAGCGAGAAAAAATGGTTCCGCAATTGCCATCGGACATCCTCATCCCTCGACAGTTAGAGCATTACAGCAGCAATTACCTTTATTACCGGCTGATATTCAACTTGTGGCACCAAGTGCGCTATTAAAACCACAAACAGAAAAACCGATACAACCAGAACCGCCAAAAGTTGTGCCACTAACAGAACAACCAAAAGAGCCAAAACCTGCATCTTGGTTAAAACCCGCGCAAGAAGCCATTATTTCGATGAAAAAAAGTACGCTAATTAATACATTATCCAGCGGATTTAGCTCATCAGAAAAAAAGAAATTACCTGACACACCTGATCCTAATGAAATTGATAAAGTAAAAAAATAA
- the envC gene encoding murein hydrolase activator EnvC, protein MAEKMDLQKKTHPPYRVFSLPLITLLISTSLFSASPVFANTLTDNRNQLKDLQTTIAEKEKQVQEQQKQRTALLGQLKTQETQISSAGRSVHETQNRLQTLGKEIKTITANIARLQKQYQSQQELLARQMDAAYRQGKHQGIELLFRGEEGQREERILAYYSYINDARKETMAELAQTSKELEAEKAAQQAKQNEQKQVLTKQQQEKQKLDNALAARQKTLTQLESTLKADQKNLATMRANEAQLRNKIAQAEREAKARAEREAREAARIAAKQREAQQRGSTYKPTAEEQSLMSRTGGLGKPAGQAIWPIRGSLLHRFGESISGSGELRWKGIVIPAAQGTEVKAIADGRVLLADWLQGYGLVVVVEHGKGDMSLYGYNQSALVNVGQQVKAGQSIALVGNSGGQERSALYFEIRRQGKAVNPVPWLGR, encoded by the coding sequence ATGGCAGAGAAAATGGATCTTCAAAAAAAAACACATCCGCCTTATCGTGTATTTTCTTTACCGTTAATCACGTTGCTTATTAGCACCTCGCTCTTTTCTGCATCCCCTGTTTTTGCTAACACATTAACGGATAACCGCAATCAGCTAAAAGATCTACAAACTACGATTGCGGAAAAAGAAAAACAGGTTCAAGAACAACAAAAACAACGAACAGCTCTTCTTGGTCAATTAAAAACTCAAGAAACCCAAATTTCTAGTGCAGGTCGCTCTGTACACGAAACCCAAAACCGCTTACAAACATTGGGCAAAGAGATAAAAACCATTACCGCAAATATTGCTCGCTTACAAAAGCAGTATCAATCACAACAAGAGTTATTAGCACGTCAAATGGATGCTGCATATCGTCAAGGTAAGCACCAAGGTATCGAACTCTTATTTCGTGGCGAAGAAGGCCAACGTGAAGAGCGTATTTTAGCGTATTACAGCTATATTAATGATGCTCGCAAAGAAACAATGGCAGAGCTTGCTCAAACATCAAAAGAGCTTGAAGCAGAAAAAGCAGCGCAGCAAGCAAAACAGAATGAGCAAAAGCAGGTTCTCACTAAACAACAGCAAGAAAAACAAAAACTCGATAATGCTTTAGCTGCCCGACAAAAAACGCTGACACAACTTGAATCAACTTTAAAAGCAGATCAGAAAAACTTAGCCACCATGCGAGCTAATGAAGCTCAATTAAGAAATAAAATTGCTCAAGCTGAACGTGAAGCTAAAGCACGAGCAGAGCGTGAAGCCCGAGAAGCAGCACGCATTGCAGCCAAACAACGAGAAGCCCAACAGCGCGGTTCAACCTATAAACCGACAGCTGAAGAGCAATCATTAATGTCACGTACTGGTGGTTTAGGTAAACCTGCGGGGCAAGCTATTTGGCCTATCAGAGGCTCTTTATTACACCGTTTTGGTGAATCTATTTCTGGCTCTGGCGAATTACGTTGGAAAGGAATTGTTATACCAGCAGCACAAGGCACTGAGGTAAAAGCCATTGCTGATGGTCGTGTATTATTAGCAGATTGGCTTCAAGGTTACGGTTTAGTGGTTGTGGTTGAACATGGTAAAGGTGATATGAGCCTTTATGGTTATAACCAAAGCGCTTTAGTGAATGTTGGTCAACAGGTTAAAGCAGGCCAATCTATTGCTTTAGTTGGTAACAGTGGTGGACAAGAGCGTTCAGCACTCTATTTTGAAATTAGACGTCAAGGAAAAGCAGTGAACCCTGTTCCTTGGCTTGGGAGGTAG
- the rimO gene encoding 30S ribosomal protein S12 methylthiotransferase RimO — MSQTNQVPKIGFVSLGCPKNLVDSERILTELRTEGYQVVPTYNDADLVIVNTCGFIDSAVQESLEAIGEALDENGKVIVTGCLGAKENQIREVHPKVLEITGPHSYEQVLSHIHHYVPKPDHNPFLSLVPEQGVKLTPRHYAYLKISEGCNHRCTFCIIPSMRGDLDSRPIGEVLGEAKRLVNAGVKELLVISQDTSAYGVDTKHQTGFWDGMPVKTSMVSLCEQLAKLGIWVRLHYVYPYPHVDDVIPLMAEGKILPYLDIPLQHASPKILKLMKRPGAVERTLERVKRWREICPELTLRSTFIVGFPGETEEDFQMLLDFLTQARLDRVGCFKYSPVDGAKANELADQVPEEVKEERYHRFMQLQQQISTERLQEKIGKVLLVMIDEVDEEGAIGRSMADAPEIDGAVYLNEQFDVEPGQIVRVLIEHADEYDLWGTIVE; from the coding sequence ATGTCGCAAACAAATCAAGTGCCTAAAATTGGATTCGTTTCATTAGGTTGTCCTAAAAATTTAGTGGACTCTGAACGTATCCTAACCGAACTGCGTACAGAAGGTTATCAAGTTGTTCCTACCTATAATGATGCTGATTTAGTCATCGTCAACACCTGTGGGTTTATTGACAGTGCAGTACAAGAATCGCTAGAAGCGATTGGTGAAGCACTCGATGAAAACGGTAAAGTCATTGTTACTGGCTGTTTAGGTGCAAAAGAGAACCAAATTCGTGAAGTGCACCCTAAAGTACTTGAGATCACAGGGCCTCATAGTTACGAACAAGTTTTATCTCATATTCACCACTATGTGCCAAAACCTGATCACAACCCTTTTCTCAGCCTTGTTCCTGAACAGGGTGTAAAATTAACGCCTCGTCATTACGCGTACTTAAAGATCTCTGAAGGTTGTAATCACCGTTGTACATTCTGCATCATCCCATCAATGCGAGGCGATTTAGACAGTCGTCCAATTGGTGAAGTCTTAGGTGAAGCTAAAAGATTAGTTAATGCAGGTGTAAAAGAGTTACTTGTTATCTCTCAAGATACTTCTGCTTATGGCGTTGATACTAAACATCAAACGGGTTTTTGGGATGGAATGCCGGTCAAAACCAGTATGGTCAGTTTATGTGAGCAGCTGGCAAAATTAGGCATTTGGGTTCGCTTGCATTATGTTTATCCATATCCACATGTTGATGATGTCATTCCTTTAATGGCAGAAGGTAAAATTCTACCTTATTTGGATATTCCTCTTCAGCATGCGAGCCCTAAGATTTTAAAACTGATGAAACGCCCAGGTGCTGTTGAGCGTACATTAGAGCGAGTAAAACGCTGGCGTGAAATTTGCCCTGAGTTAACCTTACGTTCTACTTTTATTGTTGGTTTCCCGGGTGAAACAGAAGAAGATTTCCAAATGCTATTGGATTTCTTAACACAAGCACGTCTTGATCGCGTAGGTTGCTTTAAATACAGCCCTGTTGATGGTGCGAAAGCAAATGAATTAGCCGATCAAGTACCTGAAGAAGTGAAAGAAGAGCGTTATCATCGCTTTATGCAATTACAGCAACAAATTTCGACTGAACGCCTGCAAGAGAAAATCGGTAAAGTGTTGCTAGTCATGATTGATGAAGTGGATGAAGAAGGTGCAATTGGTCGTAGTATGGCTGATGCGCCTGAAATTGATGGTGCTGTTTACCTCAATGAGCAATTTGATGTAGAACCAGGACAAATCGTTCGTGTTCTTATTGAACATGCAGATGAATATGACCTTTGGGGTACTATCGTCGAATAA
- a CDS encoding rhodanese-like domain-containing protein, whose amino-acid sequence MLQEVMQFFNRHTLLSFVWVALLVAVIVLTFKGLFSKTKNISRTEAISLINKENAVCVDIRSRDEFRKGHIIDSINLTPSEIKNNNIAELEKYKSQPVIVVSPSGIEGAKPAESLIKLGFEKVFILKDGLSGWSGENLPLAKGKK is encoded by the coding sequence ATGCTGCAAGAAGTAATGCAATTTTTCAACCGGCACACCCTGTTAAGCTTTGTTTGGGTCGCGTTGCTGGTGGCGGTCATTGTATTGACCTTTAAAGGGCTTTTTTCTAAGACGAAAAATATTTCCCGTACAGAAGCGATTTCTTTGATAAACAAAGAGAATGCGGTGTGTGTTGATATCCGTAGCCGTGATGAATTCCGTAAAGGACACATCATTGATTCTATCAATTTAACGCCTTCTGAAATCAAAAATAATAATATTGCTGAGCTGGAGAAATATAAATCACAGCCAGTTATTGTTGTGTCACCATCAGGTATTGAAGGTGCAAAACCTGCAGAAAGCCTAATTAAACTCGGTTTTGAAAAAGTCTTTATCTTAAAAGATGGTCTTTCAGGCTGGAGTGGTGAGAATTTACCACTGGCTAAAGGTAAAAAGTAA
- the secB gene encoding protein-export chaperone SecB — MSEQQNQEMTFQIQRIYTKDISFEAPNAPQVFQKEWQPEVKLDLDTSSNTLAENVYEVILRVTVTATMDNETAFLCEVQQAGIFTVEGIEGTQLAHCLGAYCPNVLFPYARECITNLVSRGTFPQLNLAPVNFDALFMNYLQQQQTDAANEGAEEA, encoded by the coding sequence ATGTCAGAACAGCAAAACCAAGAGATGACTTTTCAAATTCAACGTATCTATACAAAAGATATCTCTTTTGAAGCGCCTAATGCCCCACAAGTTTTCCAAAAAGAGTGGCAACCAGAAGTTAAATTAGATCTGGATACTTCTTCTAATACTCTAGCTGAAAACGTCTATGAAGTTATTCTGCGCGTTACTGTAACCGCAACAATGGATAACGAAACTGCATTCCTGTGTGAAGTTCAACAAGCAGGTATCTTTACCGTTGAAGGTATCGAAGGCACTCAACTGGCACATTGCTTAGGTGCATATTGCCCTAACGTTCTGTTCCCTTACGCTCGTGAATGTATCACTAACTTAGTTAGCCGTGGTACTTTCCCACAACTGAACTTAGCACCTGTTAACTTTGATGCGTTGTTTATGAACTATTTACAACAGCAACAAACTGATGCGGCTAATGAAGGGGCTGAAGAAGCTTAA
- the gpsA gene encoding NAD(P)H-dependent glycerol-3-phosphate dehydrogenase: MNASMTVIGAGSYGTALAITLARNGHDVVLWGHDPEHVAALEQARCNQAFLPDVSFPDSLYMEASLQKAIEASRNILVVIPSHVFGDVLQQIKPFLRQDARVVWATKGLEAHTGRLLQDVAREVLGNEIPLAVLSGPTFAKELAAGLPTAISVASTDNTFSEELQQFFHCGKSFRVYKNPDFIGVQLGGAVKNVIAIGAGMSDGMGFGANARTALITRGLAEMSRLGKALGADAATFMGMAGLGDLVLTCTDNQSRNRRFGMMLGQGFDVDTAQEKIGQVVEGYRNTKEVRALAEQVGVEMPITEQIYQILYQHKDAKEAALSLLGRATKDEIDSNLF, encoded by the coding sequence ATGAACGCTTCTATGACAGTTATCGGTGCCGGTTCATACGGCACCGCTTTAGCGATTACCTTAGCGCGCAATGGTCATGACGTTGTACTTTGGGGTCATGATCCTGAGCATGTTGCTGCATTAGAACAAGCACGCTGTAATCAGGCATTTCTGCCCGATGTTTCCTTTCCTGATAGTTTATACATGGAAGCTTCTTTGCAAAAAGCCATTGAAGCCAGCCGTAATATTCTTGTTGTGATCCCAAGCCATGTTTTTGGTGATGTATTACAACAGATCAAACCCTTTTTACGTCAGGATGCACGTGTTGTTTGGGCGACAAAAGGACTTGAGGCTCATACTGGTCGCTTGTTGCAAGATGTAGCGCGTGAAGTATTAGGTAATGAAATCCCGCTAGCAGTTTTATCAGGCCCTACTTTTGCTAAAGAGCTTGCCGCGGGTTTGCCCACTGCGATTTCTGTGGCATCAACGGATAATACGTTCTCTGAAGAGCTTCAACAGTTTTTCCATTGTGGCAAAAGTTTCCGTGTGTATAAAAATCCTGACTTTATCGGTGTGCAATTAGGTGGCGCGGTAAAAAACGTGATTGCGATTGGTGCGGGTATGTCTGATGGTATGGGATTTGGTGCGAATGCGCGTACAGCGCTGATCACCCGCGGACTTGCCGAGATGAGCCGATTAGGTAAAGCATTAGGTGCAGATGCTGCTACTTTTATGGGAATGGCGGGTTTAGGTGATTTAGTTTTAACCTGTACCGATAACCAATCTCGTAATCGTCGATTCGGTATGATGCTAGGTCAAGGCTTTGATGTTGATACAGCCCAAGAGAAAATCGGGCAGGTCGTTGAAGGTTATCGCAATACCAAAGAGGTTCGTGCATTAGCTGAGCAAGTTGGTGTTGAAATGCCTATCACAGAGCAGATCTACCAAATTTTATACCAGCATAAAGATGCTAAAGAAGCGGCATTATCTTTATTAGGCCGTGCAACGAAAGATGAGATAGACAGTAATCTTTTCTAA
- the cysE gene encoding serine O-acetyltransferase — translation MSLEELKRVWDHIKDEARCLADCEPILASFFHATLLKHENLGSALSYMLANKLATQTMPAIAVREIVEEAYRSDNSMIESAAYDISAVRLRDPAVDKYSTPLLYLKGFHALQAYRIAHWLWGQDRKALAIYLQNQISVTFGVDIHPAARIGHGIMLDHATGIVIGETAIVENDVSILQSVTLGGTGKTCGDRHPKVREGVMIGAGAKILGNIEIGRGAKIGAGSVVLHEVPAHTTVAGVPARIVGKPTSDKPSLDMDQHFNGVVPGFECGDGI, via the coding sequence ATGTCGCTAGAAGAACTAAAAAGAGTCTGGGATCATATTAAAGATGAAGCAAGATGTTTGGCAGATTGCGAGCCAATTTTGGCGAGTTTCTTCCATGCGACATTACTCAAGCATGAAAATTTAGGTAGTGCCTTAAGCTATATGCTGGCGAACAAGCTGGCGACTCAAACTATGCCTGCGATTGCTGTTCGTGAGATTGTTGAAGAAGCATATCGTAGTGATAATTCTATGATTGAATCAGCCGCTTATGATATTTCAGCCGTTCGTTTACGCGATCCCGCTGTTGATAAGTACTCCACACCTCTGCTTTATCTAAAAGGTTTTCATGCCTTACAAGCTTATCGCATAGCGCATTGGCTATGGGGGCAAGATCGTAAAGCTCTCGCTATTTACCTACAAAACCAGATTTCTGTGACTTTTGGGGTTGATATTCATCCAGCCGCTCGCATTGGTCATGGCATTATGCTTGATCACGCAACAGGTATTGTGATTGGTGAAACCGCTATTGTTGAGAATGACGTTTCTATTCTACAATCCGTCACTTTAGGGGGTACAGGTAAAACCTGTGGCGATCGTCACCCTAAAGTGCGCGAAGGTGTAATGATTGGCGCAGGTGCTAAAATACTCGGCAATATTGAGATTGGTCGCGGTGCCAAAATTGGTGCTGGCTCTGTGGTATTACATGAAGTACCTGCACATACCACTGTTGCGGGAGTTCCTGCTCGTATTGTTGGTAAACCCACTAGTGATAAGCCTTCACTCGATATGGATCAACACTTTAATGGTGTGGTGCCTGGTTTTGAGTGTGGTGATGGTATTTAA